From a single Jatrophihabitans sp. genomic region:
- a CDS encoding TIGR03560 family F420-dependent LLM class oxidoreductase, whose product MRLCVFTEPQQGGTYDDLLQVAQAAESLGFDGFFRSDHYLRMGEGSGLPGPTDAWTTLAGLARETSRLRLGTLVSPATFRQPGPLAITVAQIDQMSGGRVELGFGAGWFEAEHRAYGIAFGDVETRYDVFAEQLAIIDGLWQTPVGQRFDFAGKHYQVQDSPALPKPVQHPRLPIILGGAARKRSAALAAAHADEYNSAFQPVAESEQVFDRVRTAVAAAGRAADSMAYSVAQVICVGRTDAELRQRAHVLGRELDELRANGLAGSPGEVVDKLGGFAGVGASRAYLQLMDLSDLDQLELIAAEVAPQL is encoded by the coding sequence ATGCGACTCTGCGTGTTCACCGAACCCCAGCAAGGCGGCACCTACGATGACCTGCTGCAGGTGGCCCAGGCTGCCGAGTCGCTGGGATTCGACGGCTTCTTCCGCTCCGACCATTACCTGCGGATGGGCGAGGGGTCCGGCCTGCCCGGACCGACCGACGCCTGGACGACACTGGCCGGCCTGGCTCGCGAGACCAGCCGGCTGCGGCTGGGCACCCTGGTCAGTCCGGCCACCTTTCGCCAGCCCGGACCGCTGGCCATCACCGTCGCCCAGATCGATCAGATGAGCGGCGGCCGGGTGGAGCTGGGCTTCGGCGCCGGCTGGTTCGAGGCCGAGCACCGCGCCTACGGCATCGCCTTCGGCGACGTCGAGACCCGCTACGACGTCTTCGCCGAGCAGTTGGCCATCATCGACGGCCTCTGGCAGACACCGGTCGGGCAGCGGTTTGACTTCGCCGGCAAGCACTACCAGGTGCAGGACTCGCCGGCACTGCCCAAGCCGGTGCAGCACCCCCGGCTGCCGATCATTCTCGGCGGGGCGGCGCGGAAGCGGTCGGCGGCGCTGGCCGCCGCCCACGCCGATGAGTACAACAGCGCCTTCCAGCCGGTCGCCGAGAGCGAGCAGGTCTTCGACCGGGTCCGGACGGCTGTGGCCGCGGCCGGCCGTGCTGCCGACTCGATGGCCTACTCGGTGGCCCAGGTCATCTGCGTGGGCCGCACCGACGCCGAGCTGCGGCAGCGGGCCCACGTGCTGGGGCGTGAGCTGGACGAGCTGCGCGCCAACGGGCTGGCCGGCAGCCCCGGTGAGGTGGTCGACAAGCTCGGCGGGTTCGCCGGCGTCGGCGCCAGCCGGGCCTACCTGCAGCTGATGGACCTGAGCGACCTTGACCAGCTCGAGCTCATCGCCGCCGAGGTCGCTCCGCAGCTGTGA
- the serA gene encoding phosphoglycerate dehydrogenase, translated as MHASPLRVLLLEQIHPEAAERLQSAGFEVTSLDRALDEAELIEALDGVHLLGIRSKTQITDKVLSAAPGLLAIGAFCIGTNQIDLLSATEHGVTVFNAPFSNTRSVVELAIAELIALTRRLTEKNELMHAGVWDKSADGAHEVRGRTLGIIGYGNIGTQLSVLAENLGMRVLFYDTADRLALGNAHRSNSLKELLHDSDVVTLHVDGRPENKHIFGAAEFAAMREGSLFLNLSRGFVVDYAALRKAIESGHIAGAAVDVFPVEPKGRGDEFVSELRGLPNVILTPHIGGSTEEAQQDIGQFVAMKFLDLVTEGSTALSVNLPGLGLPRRQGTLRLVHLHRNVPGVLARVNGILAEHEVNIEAQLLGTRGDVGYLVTDSASGTTQAIVNQIRAMPETIRLRVLV; from the coding sequence GTGCACGCCAGCCCCCTTCGCGTACTGCTGCTCGAGCAGATCCATCCCGAGGCCGCCGAGCGGCTGCAGTCGGCCGGCTTCGAGGTGACCAGCCTGGACCGGGCGCTGGACGAGGCCGAGCTGATCGAGGCCCTCGACGGGGTGCACCTGCTCGGCATCCGGTCCAAGACCCAGATCACCGACAAGGTGCTCAGCGCGGCCCCGGGCCTGCTGGCCATCGGCGCCTTCTGCATCGGCACCAACCAGATCGACCTGCTGTCGGCCACCGAGCACGGCGTGACAGTGTTCAACGCCCCGTTCTCCAACACCCGCAGCGTGGTCGAGCTGGCGATCGCCGAGCTGATCGCCCTGACCCGCCGGTTGACCGAGAAGAACGAGCTGATGCATGCCGGCGTCTGGGACAAGTCCGCCGACGGCGCGCACGAGGTCCGCGGCCGCACCCTGGGCATCATCGGCTACGGCAACATCGGCACCCAGCTGTCCGTGCTGGCCGAGAACCTGGGCATGCGGGTGCTGTTCTATGACACCGCCGACCGGCTCGCGCTGGGCAACGCCCACCGCAGCAACAGCCTCAAGGAGCTGCTGCACGACTCCGACGTCGTCACCCTGCACGTCGACGGGCGGCCGGAGAACAAGCACATCTTCGGCGCGGCGGAGTTCGCCGCCATGCGCGAGGGCAGCCTCTTTCTCAACCTGTCCCGTGGCTTCGTAGTCGACTACGCGGCCCTGCGCAAGGCCATCGAGAGCGGCCACATCGCAGGTGCGGCGGTGGACGTCTTCCCGGTCGAGCCCAAGGGCCGCGGCGATGAGTTCGTCTCCGAGCTGCGCGGGCTGCCGAACGTGATCCTGACGCCGCACATCGGCGGCTCCACCGAAGAGGCCCAGCAGGACATCGGCCAGTTCGTCGCCATGAAGTTCCTGGACCTGGTCACCGAGGGCTCCACCGCGCTGTCGGTGAACCTGCCCGGCCTGGGACTGCCCCGCCGCCAGGGCACCCTGCGGCTGGTGCACCTGCACCGCAACGTGCCGGGTGTGCTGGCGCGGGTCAACGGCATCCTGGCCGAGCACGAGGTGAACATCGAGGCCCAGCTGCTGGGCACCCGCGGCGACGTCGGCTACCTGGTCACCGACAGCGCCAGCGGCACCACCCAGGCCATCGTGAACCAGATCCGGGCGATGCCCGAGACGATCAGGCTCCGCGTCCTGGTGTGA
- a CDS encoding MarR family transcriptional regulator has product MTTTRWLNADEQVAWRSFVDGFRALIDVLDRQLQADNNLPHTYFEVLIPLSEAEDRTLRMSELAEAARSSRSRLSHAVARLEERGWVRRLNCPTDRRGQLAQLTDEGFAAVEAAAPGHVEAVRKYLIDRLSPEQLKVMGEIGELLLASTSESDLPPRPG; this is encoded by the coding sequence ATGACAACGACACGCTGGCTCAACGCCGACGAGCAGGTCGCCTGGCGATCTTTCGTGGACGGCTTCCGCGCGCTGATCGACGTCCTGGACCGGCAGCTGCAGGCCGACAACAACCTGCCGCACACCTATTTCGAAGTCCTGATCCCGCTCTCGGAAGCCGAGGACCGGACGTTGCGGATGAGCGAGCTCGCCGAGGCCGCCCGCTCCTCGCGCAGCCGGTTGTCACATGCGGTCGCCCGGCTGGAGGAGCGCGGCTGGGTGCGCCGGCTGAACTGCCCGACCGACCGCCGCGGCCAGCTGGCCCAGCTCACCGACGAGGGCTTCGCCGCCGTGGAAGCCGCCGCCCCCGGCCACGTCGAGGCGGTCCGCAAGTACCTCATCGACCGGCTCAGCCCCGAGCAGCTCAAGGTGATGGGTGAGATCGGCGAGCTGCTGCTGGCCAGCACCAGCGAGAGCGATCTGCCGCCCAGGCCCGGTTAG
- a CDS encoding ATP-binding protein gives MDPVRNPYAPGAGQRPPELAGRDAELLAFDVVLERVANGRAERSIVLTGLRGVGKTVLLNALRSAAVRAGWGTGKLEARPEQSLRRPLAAALHVAIRELGGAHPGAAEHVLGVLRSFAQKDSPGAKLRERWQPGIEAVAVPGRADSGDIEIDLVELFGDVAGLAADAGRGIAIFIDEMQDLAPDDVSALCAACHELSQNGLPLVVVGAGLPHLPAVLSASKSYSERLFRYARIDRLDRAAADRALRSPARDEGADFTAEGLAAMYEITAGYPYFIQAYGKAVWDIAPTSPITAADVRVAAPEAEAELAVGFFGSRLERATPAEREYLHGMAATASAEQGAVALPAEPESVPTAAVAQYLGRKPQSLSPARDALLKKGLIYSGGRGQIAFTVPHFGRYLRAQHID, from the coding sequence ATGGATCCGGTGCGCAATCCCTATGCCCCCGGCGCGGGGCAGCGGCCGCCCGAACTGGCCGGCCGGGACGCCGAACTGCTCGCCTTCGACGTGGTGCTGGAACGGGTAGCTAATGGCCGGGCGGAGCGTTCCATCGTGCTGACCGGCCTGCGTGGCGTGGGCAAGACCGTCCTGCTCAACGCCCTGCGCTCAGCCGCCGTGCGGGCCGGCTGGGGCACCGGAAAGCTCGAGGCCCGGCCGGAGCAGTCGCTGCGCCGGCCGCTGGCCGCGGCCCTGCACGTGGCGATCCGCGAACTCGGCGGGGCGCATCCGGGCGCCGCCGAGCACGTCCTGGGGGTGCTGCGGTCCTTCGCGCAGAAGGACTCGCCCGGCGCCAAGCTGCGCGAGCGCTGGCAGCCCGGCATCGAGGCGGTCGCCGTGCCCGGCCGGGCGGACTCCGGTGACATCGAGATCGACCTCGTCGAGTTGTTCGGCGACGTCGCGGGACTGGCCGCTGACGCCGGCCGGGGTATCGCGATCTTCATCGACGAGATGCAGGACCTGGCCCCCGACGACGTCTCCGCGCTGTGCGCGGCCTGCCACGAGCTGAGCCAGAACGGGCTGCCGCTGGTGGTAGTCGGCGCCGGCCTGCCGCACCTGCCGGCGGTGCTGTCGGCGAGCAAGTCCTACAGCGAGCGGCTGTTCCGCTATGCCCGCATCGACCGGCTGGACCGCGCCGCGGCCGACCGGGCGCTGCGATCACCGGCCCGCGACGAGGGCGCGGACTTCACCGCCGAGGGCCTGGCCGCCATGTATGAGATCACCGCCGGCTACCCGTACTTCATCCAGGCCTACGGAAAGGCGGTGTGGGACATCGCGCCGACCTCGCCGATCACCGCCGCCGACGTCCGGGTCGCCGCGCCCGAAGCCGAGGCCGAGTTGGCGGTGGGCTTCTTCGGATCCCGGTTGGAGCGGGCCACGCCGGCCGAGCGGGAGTACCTGCACGGCATGGCGGCCACCGCCTCGGCCGAGCAGGGCGCCGTCGCGCTGCCCGCCGAGCCCGAGTCGGTGCCGACCGCGGCGGTCGCCCAGTACCTCGGCCGCAAACCGCAGTCGCTGTCCCCGGCCCGGGACGCGCTGCTGAAGAAGGGGCTGATCTACTCCGGTGGCCGCGGCCAGATCGCCTTCACAGTGCCGCATTTCGGGCGTTACCTGCGCGCCCAGCACATCGACTGA
- a CDS encoding CbtB-domain containing protein: MSSTSTSPTATAATPVVVPATVAALWLVGAFFLALAMYLLIGVDQGAVSVFGQNSYIHEFVHDSRHLLGFPCH, translated from the coding sequence ATGAGCAGCACTTCCACCTCGCCCACCGCCACCGCCGCCACCCCGGTCGTCGTACCGGCCACCGTGGCCGCGCTGTGGCTGGTCGGCGCCTTCTTCCTGGCGTTGGCGATGTACCTCCTGATCGGCGTCGATCAGGGCGCGGTCTCGGTGTTCGGCCAGAACAGCTACATCCACGAGTTCGTGCACGACAGCCGCCACCTGCTCGGGTTCCCCTGCCACTGA
- a CDS encoding CbtA family protein, whose amino-acid sequence MEKDLIARGALCGAIAGLLTFVFGRIFAEPHLQKAIDYEAGRHAAQELLDKSAAPHEHSELFTRTIQANVGMGVGMIAFGIGMGVLFALVYAVCLGRVGRLRPRPLALLVAAAGFVGLYLVPFLRYPANPPAVGLEDSIAQRTSMYLLMVLCSVVFLALAVWLGQRLRARFGNWNASLLAGAAFVLAIGIVMAVLPSFGQPGSAYETPLPLTDASGAIRYPGFPADVLFYFRLYSVAGQLLLWTAIGLLFAPMADRLLSPATVGANRTDAEARA is encoded by the coding sequence ATGGAGAAGGACCTCATCGCTCGCGGCGCCCTGTGCGGCGCGATCGCCGGGCTGCTGACGTTCGTGTTCGGCCGGATCTTCGCCGAACCGCACCTTCAGAAGGCCATCGATTACGAGGCCGGCCGCCACGCCGCCCAGGAGCTGCTCGACAAGAGCGCCGCGCCGCACGAGCATTCCGAGCTGTTCACCCGCACCATCCAGGCCAACGTCGGCATGGGTGTCGGCATGATCGCCTTCGGTATCGGCATGGGCGTGCTGTTCGCGCTGGTCTACGCGGTCTGCCTCGGCCGGGTCGGCCGGCTGCGGCCCCGCCCGCTGGCGCTGCTGGTCGCCGCCGCGGGTTTTGTCGGGCTCTACCTGGTGCCGTTCCTGCGCTATCCCGCCAACCCGCCCGCGGTCGGCCTGGAAGACTCCATCGCCCAGCGCACCAGCATGTACCTGCTGATGGTGCTGTGCTCGGTGGTGTTCCTGGCGCTGGCCGTCTGGCTCGGTCAGCGGCTGAGGGCCCGCTTCGGCAACTGGAACGCCAGCCTGCTGGCCGGCGCTGCGTTCGTCCTCGCGATCGGCATCGTGATGGCGGTGCTGCCCTCCTTCGGCCAGCCCGGCTCGGCCTACGAGACGCCGCTACCGCTCACCGACGCCAGCGGCGCGATCCGCTACCCCGGCTTCCCCGCCGACGTGCTGTTCTACTTCCGGCTCTACTCGGTCGCCGGTCAACTGCTGCTGTGGACGGCGATCGGGCTGCTGTTCGCGCCGATGGCCGACCGGCTGCTGAGCCCGGCCACCGTCGGGGCCAACCGGACCGACGCCGAGGCCCGGGCATGA
- a CDS encoding (2Fe-2S)-binding protein, translated as MTHGAVLAELARLGPFFALEAHPAGSAPQAGWRPLEELLRQPGALEARVAAVRAALAQAGGLQPGDVEPRVAVSLTQLGLAARLICPALGVAVLTGRLLPVEPGLLRWRPGTGAIGLSLRADAVPPAGSAATSLATLADALADTVLGGPVRELIEGSTKLGVSPQVLWGNVASALNGTRALIDAAEPALLGRTEELVSRLLSRPPLQDTHQGSAATGFRRRSCCLVYRLSPTQAPVCGDCVLVV; from the coding sequence GTGACCCACGGCGCTGTGCTGGCCGAACTCGCCAGGCTGGGGCCGTTCTTCGCCCTGGAGGCGCATCCAGCAGGGTCCGCGCCGCAGGCGGGGTGGCGCCCGCTGGAGGAGCTGCTGCGCCAGCCGGGGGCGCTGGAGGCACGGGTCGCGGCGGTGCGTGCCGCCCTGGCCCAAGCCGGCGGACTGCAACCCGGCGACGTCGAGCCGCGAGTCGCCGTCTCGTTGACCCAGCTGGGCCTGGCTGCCCGGTTGATCTGCCCGGCGCTGGGCGTGGCGGTGCTCACCGGCCGGCTGCTGCCGGTGGAACCTGGCCTGCTGCGCTGGCGGCCGGGGACCGGCGCGATAGGTCTGTCGTTGCGCGCCGACGCCGTGCCGCCGGCGGGCAGCGCGGCCACCAGCCTGGCGACGCTGGCCGACGCCCTGGCCGATACGGTGCTGGGCGGCCCGGTACGCGAGCTGATCGAGGGCAGCACGAAGCTCGGGGTGTCGCCGCAGGTGCTCTGGGGCAACGTAGCCTCGGCTCTCAACGGCACCCGGGCGCTGATCGACGCCGCTGAGCCCGCCCTGCTCGGGCGCACCGAGGAACTCGTGAGCAGGCTGCTGAGCCGGCCACCGTTGCAGGACACCCACCAGGGCAGCGCCGCGACGGGCTTCCGCCGCCGCAGCTGCTGCCTGGTGTACCGGCTGTCGCCCACGCAGGCTCCGGTGTGCGGAGACTGCGTGCTGGTGGTGTGA
- a CDS encoding helix-turn-helix transcriptional regulator encodes MQLRSRQTLIDFLDAAGLSERQLARAAGLGHATVNHLFTGRRTTCSLGTARAIERVFDCGPGVLFAPDTDADWMQLSHSA; translated from the coding sequence ATGCAGCTTCGTAGTCGCCAGACGCTGATCGACTTCCTGGACGCCGCGGGCCTGTCCGAGCGGCAACTCGCACGCGCCGCCGGCCTGGGTCACGCCACCGTGAACCACCTGTTCACCGGCCGGCGCACCACCTGCTCGCTCGGGACGGCCCGGGCGATCGAGCGGGTCTTCGACTGCGGGCCCGGTGTCCTGTTCGCGCCGGACACCGACGCCGATTGGATGCAACTGAGCCATTCGGCCTGA
- the dcd gene encoding dCTP deaminase encodes MLLSDRDIRAEIKAGRLRLQPWDPELVQPSSIDVRLDRYFRVFNNSQYTHIDPALQQDELTSLVEPAGDEPFVLHPGEFVLGSTLEIVTLPDDLASRLEGKSSLGRLGLITHATAGFIDPGFSGHITLELSNVANLPITLWPGMKIGQLCVFRLSSPAEHPYGSERYGSRYQGQRGPTPSRSYRNFTRWPTA; translated from the coding sequence ATGCTGTTGAGCGATCGCGACATCCGGGCCGAGATCAAGGCAGGCCGGCTGCGGTTGCAGCCATGGGACCCTGAACTCGTCCAGCCGTCCTCGATCGACGTCCGGCTGGACCGGTACTTCCGGGTCTTCAACAACTCCCAGTACACCCACATCGACCCCGCGCTGCAGCAGGACGAGCTGACCTCGCTGGTGGAACCGGCCGGCGACGAGCCGTTCGTGCTGCATCCCGGCGAATTCGTGCTCGGCTCGACGCTCGAGATCGTCACCCTGCCCGACGACCTGGCCAGCCGCCTGGAGGGCAAGTCCTCGCTCGGCAGGCTGGGACTGATCACCCATGCCACCGCGGGCTTCATCGACCCGGGGTTCTCCGGGCACATCACCCTGGAGCTGTCCAACGTGGCCAACCTGCCGATCACCCTGTGGCCTGGCATGAAGATCGGCCAGCTCTGCGTGTTCCGGTTGTCCTCACCGGCCGAGCATCCCTACGGCAGCGAGCGTTACGGCTCGCGCTACCAGGGCCAGCGAGGGCCGACCCCGAGCCGGTCCTATCGCAACTTCACCCGGTGGCCGACCGCCTGA
- a CDS encoding maleylpyruvate isomerase family mycothiol-dependent enzyme translates to MLEFEQYLDELERQGRLLRDSARQPSPRAAVPSCPGWDLARLLGHITKVHHWASSILHGGQPNAFEFSAPDQSELFEVYEAGLRDVLSQLRSVSDSAAIWTMTPARSAKLFWARRLAHETAIHRVDVELAAGFGVADFAPEFAVDGIEELLTGPAARFDRGGLPGNQMISLTPLDSNASWTLSVGPDLLSCQPAAVDDADLSVFGLASDLYRWVWNRADDDDVALRGDLTLADRWRQDFTVRSTRDSAP, encoded by the coding sequence GTGTTGGAATTCGAGCAGTACCTCGACGAACTGGAGCGGCAGGGCCGGCTGTTGCGGGATTCCGCGCGCCAGCCGTCGCCGCGTGCCGCCGTGCCGTCCTGTCCCGGCTGGGACCTTGCCCGGCTCCTGGGGCACATCACCAAGGTGCACCACTGGGCGAGCTCGATCCTGCACGGTGGCCAGCCGAACGCCTTCGAGTTCAGCGCACCCGACCAGAGCGAGCTGTTCGAGGTCTATGAGGCCGGGCTGCGTGACGTGCTGAGCCAGCTGCGGTCGGTGTCGGACTCCGCGGCGATCTGGACCATGACGCCGGCCCGGTCGGCCAAGCTGTTCTGGGCTCGCCGGCTGGCGCACGAGACCGCCATCCACCGGGTCGACGTTGAGCTGGCGGCCGGCTTCGGCGTCGCGGACTTCGCGCCGGAGTTCGCGGTCGACGGCATCGAGGAGTTGCTCACCGGCCCGGCCGCGCGCTTTGACCGCGGTGGCCTGCCCGGAAACCAGATGATCTCGCTGACGCCGCTGGACTCCAACGCGTCCTGGACGCTGAGTGTCGGCCCGGACCTGCTGAGCTGCCAGCCGGCGGCCGTGGACGACGCCGACCTGAGCGTGTTCGGTCTGGCGAGTGATCTCTACCGGTGGGTGTGGAACCGGGCCGATGATGACGACGTGGCCCTGCGCGGTGACCTGACGCTGGCCGACCGGTGGCGGCAGGACTTCACCGTCCGGTCCACACGCGACTCGGCGCCGTAG
- a CDS encoding branched-chain amino acid aminotransferase: MSFTVQRNPNPLPEAERAAALANPGFGQFRTDHMVRIDWTPADGWGPGAVLPYGPLSLDPATSALHYGQLIFEGLKAYRQPDGSIATFRPEANAARMARSAQRLAMPELPAELFLESVRALVDIDQAWVSDAPDASLYLRPFMMATEAALGVRAANAYSYLLIASPAGPYFSSGVKPVTVWLSTEYSRAAPGGTGDAKCAGNYAASLAAQAQAAEQGCDQVVWLDAVEHRYVEEMGGMNLYFVYGSGADARLVTPKLTGTLLPGITRESLLTIAQDLGYSTDEAVVSTEDWRAGNASGELTEVFACGTAAVITPVGHVKSADAEWTVGDGGPGPVSMRLRKALLDVQTGQAPDPHGWMHRLS, translated from the coding sequence ATGTCCTTCACCGTGCAGCGCAACCCCAACCCGCTTCCCGAGGCCGAGCGGGCTGCCGCGTTGGCCAACCCTGGCTTCGGCCAGTTCCGCACCGACCACATGGTCAGAATCGACTGGACTCCTGCCGACGGCTGGGGGCCGGGCGCGGTGCTGCCCTACGGCCCGCTGTCCCTCGACCCGGCCACCAGCGCCCTGCACTACGGCCAGCTGATCTTCGAGGGACTCAAGGCCTACCGCCAGCCGGACGGCTCGATCGCGACGTTCCGGCCGGAGGCCAACGCCGCCAGAATGGCCCGTTCGGCCCAGCGGCTGGCGATGCCCGAACTGCCCGCCGAGCTGTTCCTGGAGTCCGTCCGGGCTCTGGTGGACATCGACCAGGCCTGGGTCAGCGACGCTCCGGATGCCTCGCTGTACCTGCGGCCGTTCATGATGGCCACCGAGGCCGCGCTGGGCGTCCGGGCGGCCAACGCCTACTCCTACCTGCTGATCGCCTCGCCCGCCGGGCCGTACTTCTCCAGTGGCGTCAAGCCGGTGACCGTGTGGCTCTCGACCGAGTACAGCCGGGCCGCCCCGGGGGGCACCGGCGACGCCAAGTGCGCCGGCAACTACGCCGCCTCGCTGGCGGCCCAGGCGCAGGCTGCCGAGCAGGGCTGCGACCAGGTCGTCTGGCTCGACGCCGTGGAGCACCGCTACGTCGAGGAGATGGGCGGCATGAACCTGTACTTCGTCTATGGCAGCGGCGCCGACGCCCGGCTGGTGACCCCGAAGCTGACCGGCACGCTGCTGCCCGGCATCACCCGGGAGTCGCTGCTCACCATTGCCCAGGACCTGGGTTACAGCACGGATGAGGCGGTTGTCTCGACCGAGGACTGGCGGGCCGGTAATGCCAGCGGCGAGCTGACCGAGGTCTTCGCCTGCGGCACCGCCGCGGTGATCACCCCCGTCGGTCACGTCAAGAGCGCCGATGCCGAGTGGACGGTCGGCGACGGCGGGCCGGGACCGGTGAGCATGCGGCTGCGCAAGGCGCTGCTCGACGTGCAGACCGGGCAGGCCCCCGACCCGCACGGCTGGATGCACCGGCTCAGCTGA
- a CDS encoding TetR/AcrR family transcriptional regulator, with product MTTTTSKRIRLSPDARREQLLDLGVRMLATRTLEELSVDALAEEAGISRGLLFHYFKNKQDFHRAVVQRAADDLLARTRSDPSHEPTARLRLSLTRYIDYVLANPQAYISLVRGAAGGDEAMLEIFDRTRAALTARITDNLGAYGVQDSPTVRLLARGWSAMVEEAVLSWAADPQLSKEELLRVLTATLPAVLAAG from the coding sequence ATGACAACGACTACGTCCAAACGGATCCGGTTGAGTCCGGACGCGCGCCGGGAGCAGTTGCTCGACCTCGGCGTCAGGATGCTGGCTACCCGGACGCTGGAAGAGCTGTCTGTCGACGCCCTGGCCGAAGAAGCCGGCATCTCCCGGGGCCTGCTGTTCCATTACTTCAAGAACAAGCAGGACTTTCACCGAGCGGTGGTTCAGCGGGCCGCCGATGACCTGCTGGCCCGCACCAGGTCCGACCCGTCACACGAGCCGACCGCCCGGTTGAGGTTGTCGCTGACCCGGTACATCGACTACGTGCTGGCCAACCCGCAGGCCTACATCTCCCTCGTCCGCGGCGCCGCCGGCGGTGACGAGGCGATGCTGGAGATCTTCGACCGGACCCGGGCCGCGCTGACCGCCCGGATCACCGACAACCTCGGGGCCTACGGGGTGCAGGACAGCCCGACCGTCCGGTTGCTGGCCCGTGGCTGGTCGGCGATGGTGGAGGAGGCGGTGCTGAGCTGGGCGGCCGATCCGCAGCTGTCCAAGGAGGAGTTGCTGCGGGTGCTCACCGCCACCCTGCCCGCGGTGTTGGCCGCCGGCTAG
- a CDS encoding GNAT family N-acetyltransferase, whose translation MSLELHLAEPVDLDAGTLYRILQLRVDVFVVEQQCPFLELDGRDLEPGTRWLWATEDGAVIATLRILREDRGTARIGRVATARQARASGIATVLMRRALDFLDSDAASAGDLPAGIEVVLDAQSPLAGWYQRFGFEPAGAEYLEDGISHLPMRRRGQLSPQA comes from the coding sequence GTGAGCCTCGAGCTGCACCTGGCCGAGCCGGTCGACCTGGACGCCGGCACCCTCTACCGGATTCTCCAGCTTCGGGTGGACGTCTTCGTGGTGGAGCAGCAGTGTCCGTTCCTCGAGCTGGACGGCCGGGACCTGGAGCCGGGCACCCGCTGGCTGTGGGCCACCGAGGACGGCGCCGTGATCGCCACCCTGCGCATCCTGCGTGAGGATCGAGGCACCGCCCGGATCGGCCGGGTCGCCACCGCCCGGCAAGCCAGGGCCAGCGGGATCGCCACCGTCCTGATGCGCCGGGCGCTGGACTTCCTGGACTCCGACGCCGCCTCGGCCGGTGATCTGCCGGCCGGTATCGAGGTGGTGCTGGACGCGCAGTCGCCGCTGGCGGGCTGGTACCAGCGCTTCGGCTTCGAGCCCGCCGGCGCGGAGTACCTCGAAGACGGCATCAGCCATCTGCCGATGCGCCGTCGCGGCCAGTTGTCGCCCCAGGCGTGA